Genomic segment of Rhodocaloribacter litoris:
TCGGTGCCCATCACGGCGCTGTTGCCCCAGAGAATACTGTTCGTCAGGACCGGCCGCCCATACCAGTTGTAGAGTCCCCCGCCATTGCCGACAGCCGTATTACCACTGAACGTCAGATTGGTGGCTGTGAACGAGCCGGCATCGGGGAACACATTGTAGATGCCCCCACCATCGCCTGCGGCTGTGTTGCCACTGAAAAGTACGTTGGCCAGCATGGTCTCGCTTTCATCATTGAAGAGCCCCCCACCGTCGAAAGGCGCCGCGCGGTTGCCTATGAAGACCGTATTGATCAAGGTCTGGCTCCCCTGACGGTTGTACACGCCTCCTCCCCAGCCCCCCACATTCCCGATAAAACGCGTGTCGATGACAACCACCTCGCTACGGTCATTGTACAATCCTCCGCCGAAGGAGGTGCTCACATTGTCGCGAAACGTGACATACCGAAGCACTGTATGGGCGTAGCTGTTAGCCATTCCTCCCCCATCGGCGCTCGAGACATTGGCCTGAAAGGTCACATGGGTTAGCACCGGTTCACCGGAGTTGGCCATCCCGCCCCCCAGCCCGGCTACATTTCCGGTAAAAACGATATGCCGGATAGATGGGCTACCGGCGTTGTCCATCCCGCCCCCCAGATGGGTACGTGGAGGAAAACCGTCCGCCTGTCCTCCGGTAACGATGAACCCGTCGAGCACGGTGGTGCTGTCTGCGTCGCTGCCGGCCGCCACCACATGATAGCTGTTCTCGCTCCGCGACGGCTCATCGATCGCGACATGATCGTTGTCGTTGCCCAGCAAGTCCCCCGACAGGATCGTCTCGTTCACTTCCCAGTCCCGTTCTTCCCGGCTCGTCTCGGTCCCGGAGAACCCTCCGTAAAGGGCTACCCCCTCCTTGAGGACAAAGCTCGCCGAGCGGTCGCCCGGCGTCAAGCCCGCTCCCTGGTCAGGGCGGTAAGTGCCCGAAGCCACCCAGATCTCGTCGCCGGCCTGCGCCGCCGCCAGCGCATCCTGCAACGACGGGTATGCGGCAGCCCACGAGGTACCGTCCCCCGTCCCCACGGCATCAGCCTTCACGTAAAGTACCCGTTGCGCTTGTACCCCGGCCGCCATTTCCACGGCCGGCATCCCCAGCATCAGCAGCGACAGAAGCGCAAACATACCCCCACCCAGACGGATTACACCCCAAAAAGGACGAATATTCCTACATGCACAATCTGTAAACGAGAAGACCTACAACGACCATCCGCTGATTACCGAACCATACACCGCAAAATAAATCCTTAACCTAATCACCACAAGGTAAGGCATGCATTATTACCTCTTTCGCCCGCTCGTCCCGGCGGCCACGCGACGGCCTGCAAACTACCCGATCCGCCGCAGGTTGGCAAACTTGAGCACGAGCTTCTTCTGCCCCACCTCTTTGAAGAAGACGACCGCCTTGGCCTGGGCGCCCGCCCCTTCTAGCGAGAGCACCTTGCCTTCGCCGAAGAGGGGGTGTTCGACCCGCATGCCGGGGGTGAACGCCCCGCCTTCCCCTTCGTCGTAGACGATGCGCCGCTCGCCGCCGCCCCGCTGGCCGCCGCCCCCGGTACGCGGTTTCTTCTCGCCCCGCAGGTTCTTCCGGTAATAGTGGGGGTCGATGCGGTCGTAGGTGTCGGTGGCGCCGGCGCCG
This window contains:
- a CDS encoding choice-of-anchor Q domain-containing protein, with the protein product MFALLSLLMLGMPAVEMAAGVQAQRVLYVKADAVGTGDGTSWAAAYPSLQDALAAAQAGDEIWVASGTYRPDQGAGLTPGDRSASFVLKEGVALYGGFSGTETSREERDWEVNETILSGDLLGNDNDHVAIDEPSRSENSYHVVAAGSDADSTTVLDGFIVTGGQADGFPPRTHLGGGMDNAGSPSIRHIVFTGNVAGLGGGMANSGEPVLTHVTFQANVSSADGGGMANSYAHTVLRYVTFRDNVSTSFGGGLYNDRSEVVVIDTRFIGNVGGWGGGVYNRQGSQTLINTVFIGNRAAPFDGGGLFNDESETMLANVLFSGNTAAGDGGGIYNVFPDAGSFTATNLTFSGNTAVGNGGGLYNWYGRPVLTNSILWGNSAVMGTDEVYNGTTSVGPTVLVLAHSLIEGGVPLDTEDGGGNLFADPLFVDAAGFDGVMGTEDDDLRLRAGSPAIDAGDNAALPSDSLDLDGDGDVTEPLPVDLDGNVRAYDGGTGLAVVDMGAYEFSAPPVSTGVEFGEAGNVPGSLVHLEAYPNPFQGRTTLRFMLRQAGSVQIDLYDVVGRRIRVLYEGTPVVNRLHTVPVDGRGLSDGVYLVLLSGKGVHATVAVMLIQ